Below is a genomic region from Candidatus Coatesbacteria bacterium.
GGGCCCGGGCGAAGACTTCGTCCTCGTCGTGAAGCTCCAGCCAGCGGCGGACCCGCTCCAGGCCGTCGGCGTTCTCAGCGACCCCGGCCTCGTCGACGGCCGCGGCGCCGGCCTCTTCGAGCACGGTCCGGCTGATCCGGGGATAATCGGGGTTGCCGGCGGGCTCGAAGAAGTGCATATCGAAAACGACGGCGGCGGGTTCGGCGTGTTCGAGCAGCTCGAGGACTTGGGCGTAGTACTCCCGGGTCCAGTCCTGGTAGCGACCCAGACCGTACTCCTCCGGCGGCAGCAGGCTGTAGTCGTCGATGGTGATGATCGAGATGCCGGGCACGGTGGCGCCGGGGCTCTCGCTGCCCGAGAAGGAGCGGCCCTTGGCCCGGACCCGGGCGCGCATGGTGGCCAGCTCGAAGTCGCGCAGGTTGTCGGTCAGGTTGAGCAGCCAGGCCGCCAGGGCGGCCACGGCGCAGACGATCAAGGTCACCAGGAACTTGCGGCCCCGCCGGGGTCCGCGTCTGGGGGTCTGGTCAGCCAACGGGTACCTCGCTTAGGCGTCGCCGAACTGCTCCTTCATCTCCAGGTAGTTCATGAAGCGCTCCAGGTGCTCCTGGGAGTAGACGATCATCTCGTCGCCCTTGAGCTCCAGCACCTTGGCCCGCATCAGGGTCTGGATGATCTCCTCGACCTTGGCCCGCGGCAGGCCGACCATGCCGACGAGCTCCTTGAAGGTGAACTCCTTGTCGAGGCCGATGCCGCCGCCGGTCTTGGGCTTGCCGTGCTTCTGGCACAGCAGCATCAGCGTCCCGGTGATGCGGGAGGAGTTGTCGCGGTAGAGCAGAGTCTTGATCTTGCGGTCGGCCTCGCGCAGGCGATTGCTCATCTTGCGCAGGATGCGCATGATCAGCTTGGGGTTGTTCGAGATCTGGCTCTCGAAGATGTCGTCGGAGAGCTCGATGACTCTGGTGTCCTCGAGGGCCTTGGCCGTGGCCGAGCGGGGCTGGTTGTCGATGATCGCCATCTCGCCGAAGAAGTCGCCTTCGGTGAAGACGGCCAGGGTGGTTTCGATGTCCCGGCTCATGTTGGTGATGGCGATCTTGCCGTCGTAGATGATGTACATCGAGTTGCCGATGTCACCTTCCTTGAACAGCACCTCGCCGGCCTTGATCTCACGACCGAACTTCTTGTATACCTCCTCGCCCATTTTCATCCGGCGGATCCTTTCTCAAGCGCGTTGCCGCGGGTAGTGTTTGGCCATCCAGACTATCAGAAGTATACCAGTTATCCGCCTTAGTGTCAGGTGCCCGCCTCACTGCAGATAACCCAGGGCGCGCAACTGCTCCATCGTCTGCTCGCCGATGGCTTCGGGCAGGGCGATCTTCTCGCGCCGGCGGCCGGAATCGTAGGTCGCCGGCGCCTCACCGAAGGCGTGCTCCTCCAGCCAGGCCAGGTAGTCGGGTTCGAGGGCCTCGGCGTGGATGCGGCCGGGCATGTCCGCGGCCGGCGGCAGGCCCAGCAGGGCCAGCACCGTGGGTAGGAAATCGTAGATGGTCATCTCCGGACCCGCGGCGCCGCGCCGGACGTGGGGGCCCCAGAGGCCGACCACGCCGGTGGGATCGT
It encodes:
- a CDS encoding cyclic nucleotide-binding domain-containing protein; protein product: MKMGEEVYKKFGREIKAGEVLFKEGDIGNSMYIIYDGKIAITNMSRDIETTLAVFTEGDFFGEMAIIDNQPRSATAKALEDTRVIELSDDIFESQISNNPKLIMRILRKMSNRLREADRKIKTLLYRDNSSRITGTLMLLCQKHGKPKTGGGIGLDKEFTFKELVGMVGLPRAKVEEIIQTLMRAKVLELKGDEMIVYSQEHLERFMNYLEMKEQFGDA